Proteins from a genomic interval of Opisthocomus hoazin isolate bOpiHoa1 chromosome 39, bOpiHoa1.hap1, whole genome shotgun sequence:
- the GEMIN7 gene encoding LOW QUALITY PROTEIN: gem-associated protein 7 (The sequence of the model RefSeq protein was modified relative to this genomic sequence to represent the inferred CDS: deleted 1 base in 1 codon): MAVPVPVLRLPRGPDGCSRGFSPSSPRFRALLGGPWGARGVQGVRAALRQRYLWGLAAARGRPTRFCLRAGVGVDAFFGAADVDAVALQVDALRTPLGVQAAALLRCHDVLAYSFLLG, translated from the exons ATGGcagtgccggtgccggtgctgcGGCTGCCGCGGGGCCCCGACGGCTGCAGCCGGGGgttcagccccagctccccgcggTTCCGGGCGCTGCTGGGGGGCCCG TGGGGGgccaggggggtgcagggggtgcggGCGGCCCTGCGGCAGCGCTACCTGTGGGGCTTGGCGGCAGCACGCGGCCGCCCGACACGCTTCTGCTTGCGGGCAGGGGTCGGTGTCGACGCCTTCTTCGGTGCGGCCGACGTCGACGCCGTCGCCCTGCAGGTGGACGCGCTGCGGACCCCGCTGGGGGTGCAGGCGGCCGCGCTGCTGCGCTGCCACGACGTTCTCGCCTACTCCTTCCTCCTCGGCTGA
- the CLASRP gene encoding LOW QUALITY PROTEIN: CLK4-associating serine/arginine rich protein (The sequence of the model RefSeq protein was modified relative to this genomic sequence to represent the inferred CDS: inserted 2 bases in 1 codon), translating to MWHEARKHERKLRGMMVDYKKRAERRREYYEKIKKDPAQFLQVHGRACKVHLDSAVALAAESPVNMMPWQGDTNNMIDRFDVRAHLDYIPLYTPPLLNPISPEQESDERKCNYERYRGLVQNDFAGISEEQCLYQIYIDELYGGLQKPNEDEKKKLAEKKASIGYTYEDSTVAELENSLEKRGEEEDSEEDSNTDEDEVIPDIDVEVDVDELNQEQVADLNKQATTYGMAEGDFVRMLRKDKEEAEAIKNAKALEEEKAMYSGRRSRRQRREFREKRLKGRKISPPSYARRDSPTYDPYKRSPSESTSESRSRSRTPSPGHEEKITFITSFGGSDEEAAAAASAQACGVPGKAAALGKQRSAPGQPGSATAGRSASSRRRSSSSSTSLSSSSSSRSSSRSHRGSGYRRSSRYXRRSRSRRYSRSRSRSRRYSGGGGSRDGRRRSRSYSPDRGYRYGSRRRSRSRSRSGERYRRGGRPGRHWSSSRSSRSLSDSRSRSRSASPAPEKPPRPAASPAVGEKLKKAEAAAGKETGAAKPKLTPQEKLKLRMQKALNRQFKADKKAAQEKMLQQEHERQEREDELRAMARKIRMKERERREKEREEWERQYSRQSRSPSPRYGREYSSSRRRSRSRSRSPHYRH from the exons ATGTGGCATGAGGCCCGCAAGCACGAGCGCAAGCTGCGGGGGATGATGGTGGACTACAAGAAGCGAGCGGAGCGGCGCAGGGAGTACTACGAGAAGATC AAAAAGGACCCGGCCCAGTTTCTCCAGGTTCATGGCCGGGCCTGCAAAGTCCACCTGGACTCGGCCGTTGCGCTGGCCGCCGAGAGCCCCGTCAACAT GATGCCCTGGCAAGGGGACACCAACAACATGATCGACCGCTTCGACGTGCGGGCGCACCTGGACTACATCCCCCTGTACACTCCGCCCCTGCTGAACCCCAT CTCCCCCGAGCAGGAGTCTGACGAGAGGAAGTGTAATTACGAGCGGTACCGGGGCCTGGTGCAGAACGACTTCGCCGGCA TCTCCGAGGAGCAGTGCCTCTACCAGATCTACATCGACGAGCTCTACGGCGGGCTCCAGAAGCCAAACGAAGATGAGAAAAAGAA GCTGGCGGAGAAGAAGGCCTCCATCGGCTACACGTACGAGGACAGCACCGTGGCCGAGCTGGAGAACTCCCTGGAGAAGCGAGGCGAGGAGGAAGACTCCGAGGAAGACAGCAACACGGATGAAGACGAAGTCATCCCCGATATCG ATGTGGAGGTGGACGTGGATGAGCTGAACCAGGAGCAGGTGGCCGACCTGAACAAGCAGGCGACCACCTATGGCATGGCGGAGGGCGACTTCGTCAG GATGTTGCGAAAAGACAAAGAGGAGGCGGAAGCCATTAAAAACGCCAAAGCCCTGGAAGAGGAGAAGGCGATGTACTCG GGCCGTCGCTCTCGCCGGCAGAGGAGGGAGTTCAGGGAGAAACGCTTGAAGGGGAGGAAGATCAGCCCTCCCAG CTACGCGCGGAGGGACAGCCCCACCTACGATCCCTACAAACG CTCCCCCTCAGAGTCCACCTCCGAATCCCGCTCCCGTTCCCGCACCCCGTCTCCCGGCCACGAGGAGAAGATCACCTTCATCACCAGCTTCGGCGGCAGCGATGAAGAAGCAGCGGCGGCGGCATCGGCGCAAGCCTGCGGCGTCCCCGGGAAAGCTGCCGCGCTCGGCAAACAGCGTTCAGCgccggggcagccgggcagcgccACGGCAGGTCGTAGCGCCTCGTCCCG GCGacgctcctcgtcctcctccacctccctgtcctcctcctccagctcccgctccAGCTCCCGCTCGCACCGCGGCAGTGGCTACCGCCGCTCCAGCCGCTA ccgccgctcccgcagccgccgctactcgcgctcccgcagccgcagcCGCCGCTACTCGGGAGGAGGGGGCTCGCGAGATGGCCGCCGCCGCTCCAGGTCCTACTCCCCCGACCGAGGCTATCGCTacggctcccgccgccgctccaG GAGCCGTTCGAGGTCTGGGGAGCGCTACCGGCGAGGTGGCCGCCCCGGCCGCCACtggagcagcagccgcagcagccgcagcctcaGTGATTCGCGCAGCCGCAGCAGGTCGGCGTCCCCGGCGCCGGAGAAACCGCCCAGGCCCGCAGCATCGCCCGCCGTGGGGGAGAAACTGAAAAA GGCTGAAGCCGCTGCTGGTAAAGAGACCGGAGCTGCCAAA CCCAAGCTGACGCCgcaggagaagctgaagctgCGCATGCAGAAGGCGCTGAACCGTCAGT TTAAAGCTGATAAAAAGGCGGCGCAGGAGAAAATGCTGCAGCAGGAGCACGAGAGACAG GAGCGGGAGGATGAGCTGCGCGCCATGGCCCGCAAGATCCGCATGAA ggagcgggagcggcgggaGAAGGAGCGGGAGGAGTGGGAGCGGCAGTACAGCCGGCAGAGCCGCTCGCCGTCCCCTCGCTatg GTCGGGAATACAGCTCCTCGCGGAG GCGCTCCCGCtcgcgctcccgcagcccccaCTACCGGCACTGA
- the RELB gene encoding transcription factor RelB, producing MKEDGFQPDPTPALPKALPKGSAKLVARGSGPALAPRPPAAPGPPPPFGAAARSPPLARSLSTLSLSPKLVARGAAGGGRQRWAPGAGSGKGQLEELLEPPRLVITEQPKQRGMRFRYECEGRSAGSILGESSTDASKTLPAIELLNCQAIPEVQVTACLVWKDWPHRVHPHGLVGKDCSDGLCRVLLKPQTNPKHSFSNLGIQCVKKKEIEAAIEKKLQLGIDPFKAGSLKNHQEVDMNVVRICFQASYQDGAGQTRHLSPVLSEPIFDKKSTNTSELRICRMNKESGPCTGGEELYLLCDKVQKEDIAVVFRKETWEARADFSQADVHRQVAIVLKTPPYQQLELAEPVEVEVFLQRLTDSVCSQACRFTYLPREHDAYGVKVKRKRGMPDVLEELSGADPYGIEAKRRRKPPEYVEHFGPAADDALAFLTVEPEPLDALSQLYVPFAPPGLPPPYPPTDFPACLGPELLAEPYGSPPCAPPADPHPTASLVGTHMFPGHDLCLGDV from the exons ATGAAGGAGGACGGTTTCCAGCCGGATCCGACCCCCGCCCTGCCCAAAGCCCTTCCCAAGGGCTCGGCCAAGCTGGTGGCCCGCGGCTCTGGCCCCGCGctggccccccggcccccggccgcaccgggcccgccgccgcccttcggagccgccgcgcgctccccgccgctcgcccGCAGCCTCAGCACCCTCTCGCTGTCGCCCAAGCTGGTGGCGCGGGGCGCGgcaggcggcgggcggcagcgctgGGCTCCGGGCGCCGGCTCCGGGAaggggcagctggaggagctgctggagccgCCGCGGCTGGTGATCACGGAGCAGCCGAAGCAGCGCGGGATGCGCTTCCGCTACGAGTGCGAGGGCCGCTCGGCCGGCAGCATCCTGGGCGAGAGCAGCACTGACGCTAGCAAGACGCTGCCCGCCATCGAG ctgctgAACTGCCAGGCCATCCCCGAGGTCCAGGTGACAGCGTGCCTGGTGTGGAAGGACTGGCCCCACCGTGTCCACCCCCACGGCTTGGTGGGCAAGGACTGCAGCGATGGGCTCTGCCGGGTGCTCCTCAAGCCCCAGACCAACCCCAAGCACAG CTTCAGCAACCTGGGCATCCAGTGCGTGAAGAAGAAGGAGATCGAGGCAGCCATAGAGAAGAAGCTCCAGTTGGGCATCGACCCCTTCAAAG ccgGTTCCCTCAAGAACCATCAGGAGGTGGACATGAACGTGGTGAGGATCTGCTTCCAGGCTTCCTACCAGGACGGCGCTGGGCAGACGCGGCACCTCAGCCCCGTGCTCTCGGAGCCCATCTTCGACAAGA AGTCCACCAACACCTCGGAGCTGCGGATCTGCCGGATGAACAAGGAGAGCGGCCCCTGCACAGGGGGCGAGGAGCTCTACCTGCTCTGCGACAAGGTCCAGAAAG AGGACATCGCGGTGGTCTTCCGGAAGGAGACGTGGGAGGCGCGGGCAGATTTCTCGCAGGCCGACGTGCACCGCCAGGTCGCCATCGTCCTGAAGACGCCGCCGtaccagcagctggagctggccgAGCCCGTGGAGGTGGAGGTGTTCCTCCAGCGCCTGACCGACAGCGTCTGCAGCCAGGCCTGCCGCTTCACCTACCTGCCCAGGGAGCACG ACGCCTACGGGGTGAAGGTGAAGCGGAAGCGGGGGATGCCCGACGTCCTGGAGGAGCTCTCGGGTGCAG ATCCGTACGGGATCGAAGCCAAGCGGAGGCGGAAGCCGCCGGAATACGTGGAGCACTTCGGGCCGGCggcag aTGATGCCCTCGCCTTCCTCACCGTGGAGCCGGAGCCCTTGGACGCCCTGTCCCAGCTCTACGTCCCCTTcgcacccccggggctgccccccccatACCCCCCTACGGACTTCCCGGCCTGCCTGGGCCCCGAGCTGCTGGCCGAGCCCTACGGGTCCCCCCCCTGCGCCCCCCCCGCCGACCCCCACCCCACTGCCAGCCTGGTGGGCACCCACATGTTCCCCGGGCACGACCTGTGCCTGGGCGATgtctga